From the genome of Agromyces intestinalis:
CGCGTTGCGCAACAGCTCGCTCACACTGTTGCCGGGCGAACCGCGGAAGCTCGCGACATCGGCCTCGCTCGGGAACGCGAGCACGAGCACGTCGCCGTCGCGGTACTCGCGCACCTGGGCGGTGAACGCCACCATCCACGCCGAGCGCTTGGTGCGCTGCAGGAGGGCGAGCACCTCGGGCCACGCGTCGCGGACCTGCTGCAGCGTGACGGGGCCGACCGGCGCGATGCGGGGCGCCGCGGCCGGCTCGGGCGCGGCCGGCACCGAGGTCGACGCCGACACCGACGCATCGGGCACGGATGCACCACGCGCCGACGCAGCCGGCGCCGCGGCAGCGGAGGCCTCCGCCGGCACCGCAGGAGCGGAGGCCGCAGCCGGCGCAGCAGGAGCGGATGCCGCCGATGCCGAACCCGCCACGGCCGGCTCGGCCGCGGGCGCCCCCGCGACCGTCGGAACGCCATCGACCCCGACCCGGCGCTCGAGCCGCTCGACGCGGGCGAGGGCCCCGCGGGCGCTGTCGTCGATCGCCGGCACGAGCACGCGCGCGAGCATGAGTTCGAGGTGCAGTCGCGGCGAGGTCGCACCCGTCATCTCGGTGAGGGTCTGGTTCACGAGATCGGCCACCCGCGAGAGCCCGGCTGCGCCGAACAGCGCAGCCTGCGACCCCATACGGGCGAGCTCGTCGTCGGGAACCCCGCGCAGCACCGCCTTGGCGGCCTCGGGCGACGAGGCGGCCACCACGATGAGGTCGCGCAGGCGCTCGAGCAGATCTTCGACGAAGCGTCGGGGGTCTTGCCCGGTCTGCACGACCCGGTCGGCGGCGGCGAAGGCGCCCGCGGCGTCGTTCGCGCCGATCGCGTCGACGACCTCGTCGAGCAGTGCACCGTGCGTGTAGCCGAGCAGCGCGACGGCCCGTTCGTAGTCGATGCTCGACCCTTCGGAGCCGGCGATGAGCTGGTCGAGCAGGCTCAGCGTGTCGCGCGGCGAGCCGCCCCCCGCTCGCACGACGAGCGCGAGCACGCCCGGGGCGACCGAGATGCCCTCGTCGTCGCAGAGCTGCTGCACGTATTCGAGCATCGGCGCGGGCGGTACCAGCCGGAACGGGTAGTGATGCGTGCGCGAGCGGATCGTGCCGAGCACCTTGTCGGGCTCGGTCGTCGCGAAGATGAACTTGACGTGCTCGGGCGGCTCTTCGACGAGCTTCAGCAGCGCGTTGAACCCCTGCGGCGTCACCATGTGCGCCTCGTCGAGGATGAAGATCTTGTAGCGGTCGCGTGCCGGCGCGAACACCGCGCGCTCGCGCAGGTCGCGGGCGTCATCGACGCCGTTGTGGCTCGCCGCGTCGATCTCGACCACGTCGAGCGACCCGCCCCCGCCCCGGGACAGCTCGATGCAGCTCGGGCAGGTGCCGCACGGGACATCCGTCGGGCCTTCGGCGCAGTTGAGGCAGCGCGCGAGGATGCGGGCAGAGGTCGTCTTGCCGCAGCCGCGCGGGCCGCTGAAGAGGTACGCGTGGTTCACGCGGTCGGTGCGGAGCGCGGTCATGAGCGGCTCGGTCACCTGGGACTGACCGATCATCTCGGCGAACGTCTCGGGCCGGTAGCGGCGATACAGGGCGGTGACCACGGATCCATGCTAGTTGCCGCGTCCGACACCGCTTCCGGAACCCCAGGGGGTACTCTGCAAGGCACGCGGTGTCGCGCACGGCATCGCCGCCACGCCGCCCCTGCGCGGCTGGGAGGGAGGGCCCAGCATGTCGATGACCCGCAGCTTCACGACGAGCCGCATCGAGAAGTTCGAGCGATTGCTGCTCGCCGAAGAGGCCGAGGCCGAATCGCGCCTGGCCGAGCACCGCGAAGGCATCAGCGAGGTGCGCGCGGCGAGATCGGATGCCTCGGCCGACGACGAGCACGACCCCGAGGGCCCGACCATGACCCAGGAGTGGTCGCAGCGCTCGGCGGTGCTCGCGGATGCCGAACACGAGCTCGCGGACGTACGGCGCGCACTCGCCCGCCTCGCCGAGGGCAGCTACGGCGTGTGCGAGCGCTGCGGCAAGGCCATCACGGTCGCCCGCCTCGAGGCTCGCCCCACCGCCACCCTCTGCATCGACTGCGCCCGCCTCATCACCCACTGACCGCCGACGAGCGGTCGGGCGCCGACCCCTGCGCCGAGGGCGCCGAGGGCGCCGAGGCACCCGAGGGCGCCGAGGCGGCCCCCGCCAGCCCGCCGAACGCGCGAAGGAACAGCGGGCTCGCCCCGAGCACCGCGTAGAGCACACCGCACACCGCGAGCGTGGGCACGAGCCCGACGCCGGCTGCGGCGGCACCGCCCAGGAACGCCCCGAGCGGCATCGTCGCCGTCACGCCGGCGGTCGTGAGGCCGAACACCCGCGCCCGCATGCCGTCGGGGATGAGCCCGTACATCGCCGTCGAGATCATGGGGTTGAGCGCTCCGGCGGCCAGGCCCGACGCGGCCAGCAACGGCAGCAGCACGGGCGGCTGCGCGCCGAGCGCCATCGCGAGGTAGGGGGGCGCGCCCGCCAGCATGAAGCCGATCGCGAACAGCGTGCGCCCACTCCACCGGTGGCCGATGGCCCCGAACACCGCCGAGCCGACGAGTGCGCCGGCGGCGAAGCATCCGACCATGAACCCCAGCATCGCCGGATCACCCAGGATGCGCGTCGCGTACAGCGGCTTCAGCACCGTGAGGCCGGCCGCGTCGATCGCATTCGTGAGCGTCACGAGCAGCACGATCGCGCGCAGCAGCGGCGAGCGCACCACGAACCGCAGACCGTCGCGGAACGCTGCGCGACCGCCCGCCGTTGCGGCACCCGACTCCGCGTCGCCCGCCGCGTCGCCCGCCGCGAGCCAGACTCGCCCGCGCGGCACGAACGCGAACACCAGCAGGGCGGCGACCACGAATCCCGCCGCATCGACGACGAGCGCGGGCATGGGGCCCGCGAATCCGATCACGACGCCCGCGGTGCCCGCGCCGACCATCGACGCGGTGCGCTGCACGGCCGATTGCGCGCCCGCGGCGCGCGCGATCGGCGTGCGAGCGAGCGCGGCGAGGTCGGGTGTGAGCGAGGTCTTCGCCGCGTCGCCGGGAGGGTCGAGCAGCCCGCCGACGAAGGTGAGCGCGAGCAGCGCGCCGAAGCTCAGGCCGACGGTCGCGTGCAGGATCGGGATGGCGAGCACGGCAGCCGCGCTCGCGAGATCGGCGACGACGCTGGACGCGCGGAATCCGAACCGGTCGACGAGCACCCCGCCCAGCGCGCCCCCGATCACGAGCGGCACGGTCGCGAACACGCCCGCGACCCCGGCCGCGAGCGGCGACCCGGTGAGCTGGAGTGCGATGATCGGCAGCGCCACGATCGCGATCGCGTTGCCGCCGAGGGAGAAGAACGCGGCGGCGAGGTTCGCGATGAGCGGTGTGCGGCGGCGCAGGGCGCGCGAGGCGACCAGGGCAGATGTCTCGGAGGTCTCGGATGTCTCGGATGTCTCGCTCATGCGTTGCTCCGCGGGAAGACGTGCGTGATGAACCGCACCCGCCGGGCACCCGGTCGCGGTTCGCGGCCGCGGGCGTACCACTTCTCGCGCACGGCGGCGAGATCGGCGGCGAGCTCGCGGAACTCGGCGAGGGTGAGGTGCGCGGCGCCGTCGCTCGAGTCGGATGCCGCGACCCACGCACGTTCGAGGTCGTGCTCGGCCTCGACGGCGGCGACGAGTTCGCGGTGGTAGGCCTCGAGCACCGCGAGGCGCATCGCGTCGGACGCGTCGCGGCGCTCGTCGTCGTCGAGAGCGTCGGACGCGTCGAACGCGGTGAACTCGTGCGCGGCGCGCCACCACCGCTCGCGGCGGTCGCGGGCGAGCTCGGGCGCCTCGACGACGAAGCCGTGCTTGGCGAGCGTGCCGAGGTGGTAGCTCACCGAGCCCGGAGCCTCGCCGGTGCGCTCGGCGAGCGCGCCCACCGTCGCCGGGCCGTCGACGCGCAGCATGCCGAGCAGTCGCAGCCGCACGGGGTGCGCGAGCGCACGCATGGGACCCGGGTCGCGAACTTCGATGCGGGAGACGTCGTCCATGCCCCCAGGGTAGTTCTACAAGAACTCTTGCACAAGATTTCTTGTGGATTGTCTACGGCCGCATCGAGGCCCCGCGCCGCCGGACGACGACCGCCAGGAGAGCCCAGCCGAGCAGCAGCGCGATCCCGATCGCGAGCGTCGCCACCGGCGCATCGCGACCGGTCGGGGGCAGCGCCGCGGATGCCGCCGGCGCAGCGGGTGCCGGCGGCGCAGGGGGTGCCGGCGGAGCAGGCTCCTGGCACAGAGCGCCGACGAACCCATCGGCGTCGACGAGTCCTGCGCCGATGATGTGCCGCGGATCCACCTCTCGCGCGTTCACGATCAGGGGCTGCGCGGTCTGCTCGAGCGCTGTGCGCACATCGGCGACCGTCGCCTCGCGGCACCGCTGCATCCCGAGCGCAGCCACCGCTGCTGCGACCGGGGCCGCGGCCGATGTGCCGTTGAATGCGTAGACCCCCGGCTCGACGAGGTTTCCGAAGAAGTTCGTCCAGCCGCCGTCGACCGAGGTGACCAGCGGCGCATCGTTGACGAACGGCTCAGCCAGCGGGGTCGGCGCGCCGCCCGGCTCAGCGGGGAGGTCGAAATACCAGACCCCCGGCCCGACCGATGTGTACGCGCGCGGCGACACCGGGGCGTTCACGTCGGCCGCGGCGACGGCGAACACATCGCGCCCGCCCTGGTGCCCGCTCATGCTCATGCCGACGGAATCCACATCGGAGCGGGCGTACTCCACATCGGTGACGATGCGGCCGAGCACGATCCGCACCGCGGGTGTACCGATCGCGACATCGGCCTCGGCCCGAACGATCAGGAGCTGCGCCGGCGTCTCGCCCGCGAGTTCGGAGATCCTGCCGAACGCGAACGGCAGATCGGGCCGCAGCGGGATGACGACGTCGCGGCCGAACCCCGGCGCGTCGAGGATCGCGACGAACTCGGTGGGCGGATCCCCGACCGGCTCGGCCCACTCCAACCGAATCGGGGCCCCCGCTCCGGCGGCGATCATCACCTCGTTCGTGGCATCCTGCCCCGCACCGGGGTTGAAGTCCATGCAGTCGTAGGGGCCGCTCGCGGGTCCGAGCGTCTCGGCCACGACGTCGGGGCACGGCATCGGGCGGTACGCGTCGGTCGCCCAACCGCCGATCGGCAGCCCCACGTTCGGCCCGGCATCCGCGAACATGCCGTCATTGCCCGCGGCCGCGAAGTACGCGACGCCCGCCTGGGTGACCTCGTGGACCGCCTCACCGACTTGGCCGGGTTGGAAGAAGAGGTCCCCCAGGTTCCAGATGTCATCGACGATGATGTCGGCGCCGGCCGCTGCGAGCTGCCGGATCGCCTGCGCGTACGTGAGCGAGGTGACTCCGGACGACGCGAACAGCAGGGTCGCCCCCGGCGCGACGCCGTGCACGAGCTGCAGCATCCCGCGCCCCTCGTCGCTGCTGATCTGCCCTGCCGATTCGGCGACCACCCCGACGGGTTGCACGCGCCCGCACGGGTTGGCCGGCCCCGGCAGCATGCCGGCGGCCACGTCGTCGGCCGCGCGGGTCACCGCATTCGGCGCCAGGTCGAACGAGTCCGAGATGACCCCGATCGTGATGCCCGTGCCATCCACGCCGAAGTGCGCGCGCGCGACATCGGCCCGCACCGGCACCGAGGCGTTCGACGGCACCGCCGCGCACCCGGCCGGGGCTGCGACCGCCCCGACCGCGGTCGCCGCCGACATGCCCGACGACGACGACGACGACGTCGACGTCGTCACGCTCCCGAACGCGAAGTCGACGAAGCGCAGGTTCGGCAGCTCCACCACCGCGTGGAGCCGGTCGGGCCGCACCATCGCGGTCACCTCGGCCCACGGCCGCGACGAGGCGAGCACGGTGCCGAGGTCGGCCACAGCCGAGAGATCGGCATCGTCGGGATGCCCCGCCTCGTAGAGCAGGGTCATCGCGATGCCGCCGTCGCGCCCGAACTGCAGGCTGCCCGGGCCATCGGCAGGCACCCCCTGCCGGGCCGCCGCGTCGACCAGCTCGCGAGGCGCGGCCGAAGCATCCTCAGAGACCTCGGGCAGCACCGCGGCCAGCCGCCCGGAGACCGGAGCGTCCGCGTCGGGCTCGGCAGCCGCGGCGTTCGGCACCGCCCCGAGCCCGAGTGCCCCGAGCGCCGGCGGGCCGAGCGCGAGTGCCCCGAGCGCCGCGATGAGCCCCAGCCATCGACCCGCACGCCCCCCAACCCGCATGGGGGCAGGCTACATCGGCCGCCCCGCCAGGGGAACGACCGCCCCAGGCGAACCGCTCAGGCGCCGACGGCAGGCGCTACTCGAGCAGCGACGCCTTCGGGCGCTCCTCGGCCGAAGGAGCGGGCTCCGGCCGCACGGCGAGCCGGTCCTCGAAGAACAGGCCGAAGAGTGCACGACGGATCCCCGAGCGCGGCGGAGGCACGCTCGCCGTGCCGCGATCGATGAGCCGCCACCGCTCGTACTCGGTCAGCGGCGCATGCACCTCCACGTACTCTCCCCCGGGAAGCCGCACGATGCGCCCGGTCTCGTAGCCGTGCAGCAGCAGCTCCTCGTCCTTCCGCTGCAGCGCGATGCAGACCCGTCTCGCCACCTCGAAGCCGACCAGGGGGCCCGCAACGACCAGCACCCGAAACATCCAGATCGTCGCCTCGAGCCCGACGTGGAAGTGCGTCGCGATCAAGTCGGCGCTCGCCGCACCCCACAGTGCACCGTAGAAGACGATCGCGGCCACGCCGATGCCCGTACGACCGGGGGCGCTCCTGGGCCGGTCGAGCAGGTGGTGTTCGCGTCGGTCGCCCGTGATCCAGGCCTCGAGGAACGGATACACCGCGGCGAGCACCAGGAACCCGCCGACCACCAGCAGCGGCGCGATGACCGCGAGGGTCCACGTGCGCCCGAACCACTCGACCTCCCACCCCGGAGGCACGAGACGCAGCGCACCGTCGAGGAACCCCGTGTACCAATCGGGCTGGCTCCCGGCCGAGGCATCGCCCGGCGACGAGGGCCCGAACAGCCAGACCGGCGCGATCGTGACGGTCGCCGCGATCCCGAGGATGAGCCCGATGACGATGAGCAAGAGCGCCCCGGCGCGCACCGCCAGCTGCGGCAGCACGGGGACGCCCACGACGTTCCGCTCGGTGCGGCCGGGCCCGGCGAACTGCGCGGGCCCCAGCCGGAATGCGAGGCGGATACGCAGCGCCAGGAAGATGACGAGCGCCGCCGGCGCGATGAGCACGTGCACGAGGTAGAGGTGCTCGATGACCTGCCCCGGGAACTCGCCGCCGAACAGCAGTGCCGACACCCAGGTGCCCACGACGGGGATGCCGAGCACGATGCCCTCGACGATGCGCAGGCCGGTTCCAGAGAGCAGGTCGTCGGGCAGCGCGTACCCGCTCCATCCGGCGACGAGCGCCATCACGAACACCAGGAACAGCAGCACCCAGCTCCACTGCCGCGGGCGGCGGAACGCACCGGTGAAGAAGCTCACCAGCAGCTGCATGATGAGCGCCGCCGGCAGCAGCAGGCCCGCCCAATGATGCGCCTGACGCATGAGGAGGCCGCCGGGCACCTCGAACGACACCGCGAGCGTGGACTCGAGGGCCTTCGACATCTCGACGCCGCGCAGCGGCGCGTAGCCGCCGGCGTAGATCACCGATTCGCTCGAGGGCGAGTAGACGAACATCAGGAAGATCCCGGTGACGAACAGCACGACCAGGCACGCCATCGACACGACGCCGAAGAGGTTCGACCAGTGCAGCGGCACGGTGCGGCCGCGGAGCGTCGCGGTCACCGATCGGATGCGGCCGGCCGTGGCGGTGGACCGCACCGCCGTCGACAGACGATCGGTGAGCGAGGTCCGAGTAGTGCGGGCCGCGCGGGCCGCGCGGGTGGTGCGGGATGTGCGGCGTTCCCGGGTGCTGGGCGATTCGACGGGCATCGGTCACACCCGGTTCCAGTGCCGCAGCAAGTCTGGGCGCACTCGGATCCAGACCACGCTGACCCGGCTCCCCGTGAAGTCCACGTTGACGAGGGCGGTCGCCTCGCCGTCCTGAGTGACGAGCAGCCCGGCCTGGCCGTTGACCGAGCGCTCCACGATGCGCCGTCCGGCCCGGGCCGCCATGCCGTGCACGAGCACCGTGATCGCATCGCGGACGCCTTTCACCACGCGCGCCCGCGAACGGCCGGGCTCGCGGGATTCGACCACCACCGCGACCTCGGGATCCAGCGCCGCCTCGAGCCGCCCTACGTCGCCGTGCTCGGCGGCCACCCGGAACTCGTGCACCGCGTGGTAGCGCATGGGGCGGGCCGCCCACTCCCAGGCCGCCCCCCACGGTGTCCGAGCACGCGGCGTCCGTCCCCCCGACCGCGCCGCTCGATCTTTCGCCTTCGTCGTCATCGTCATGTCCAAGCCCTCCACACACTGAGACACGGCGGACGCGAGCGATGTGACACCCGCGCGGACGGGCGCGATCAGGCGAGGTTGCGGATACCCCGAACATCGAGTGGGCGAAGCACGCGCCACACGCCCCGTCTGGAGCGTCTCTTGCCCACCCGAGGCGCAACGCCGGGCGGGGCGCCGACGAGATCAGGGCACGACGACGGCCTGCGTCTGGCGCGCGATCTCGAGCTCTTCGTCGGTCGGCACGACGAGCACTTCGACCTTCGATGCGTCGGTCGAGATGCGGCGCGCACCGCGCGAGCGCGACCTGTTGCGCTCGGGGTCGAGTTCGACGCCGAACCCCTCGAGGCCGCCGACCGCCCATTCGCGCACGCGCGCCGAGTTCTCACCCACGCCCGCGGTGAACGCGATCGCGTCGACCCGGCCGAGCTGCGCGGCGTACGCCCCGATGTACGAGCGGATCCGGTGCGTGTACACCTCGAACGCGAGCGCCGCGTGCTCGTCGCCGGCGTCGACCGCCGCCTCGAGGTCGCGCATGTCGGCGTGACCGCCGAGCCCCAGCACCCCGCTGCGCTTGTTCAGCAGGTCGTCGATGCCGTTCGCGTCGAGGTGCGCGCGTCGCTGCAGGTGCAGCAGCACCGCCGGGTCGATGTCGCCCGAACGGGTGCCCATCACGAGGCCCTCGAGCGGGGTCATGCCCATGCTCGTCTCGACCGAGCGCCCGCCCGACACCGCGCAGACGGATGCCCCGTTGCCGAGGTGCAGCACGATGATGCGCAGCTCGTCGATCGGCCGCCCGAGGAACTCGGCCGTCGCCCGCGACACGAACCGGTGCGACGTGCCGTGGAACCCGTACCGGCGCACCCGGTGCTTCGCCGCCAGTTCGCGGTCGATCGCGTAGGTGTAGGCCGCCGGCGGCATGGTCTGATGGAACGCTGTGTCGAACACCGCCACGTGCGGCACGTCGGGAAACGCGCGCTGCGCCGCCTCGATGCCCTGCAGGTTCGCCGGGTTGTGCAACGGCGCCAGCGCCGACAGCTCGTCGATGTTGATCTTCACCAGGTCGGTGATGACGGTGGGCTCGAAGAACCGCGCACCGCCCTGCACCACGCGGTGGCCCACCGCGATCGGCGGGAACTCGTCGAGCGACGGCCCGTGCTGCCCGAACGCGTCGAGCATCACCGCGAACCCGGCGGTGTGGTCGGGGATGGGCAGCTCGCGCACCCATTCGGATGCCTCGGACGGGTCGGATGCCTCGGACGGCACCTTGTGCACCGCGCGCCCCTCGCCCTCGCCGATGCGCTCGACCAGGCCGCTCGCGAGCGTGCGCGAGGCATCCACGTCGATGAGCTGGTACTTGAACGAGCTCGAGCCCGAGTTCACGACCAGGACGATGCCCATCTCACGCCTCCGCGGCCTGGATCGCGGTGATCGCGACCGTGTTCACGATGTCTTGGACCAGCGCGCCGCGCGACAGGTCGTTGACCGGCTTGCGCAGCCCCTGCAGCACCGGCCCGATCGCGACCGCTCCGGCCGAGCGCTGCACCGCCTTGTAGGTGTTGTTGCCCGTGTTGAGGTCGGGGAAGATGAACACCGTCGCGCGCCCCGCGACATCCGAACCCGGAAGCTTCGTGCGCGCGACCGCAGCATCCACCGCCGCGTCGTACTGGATCGGGCCCTCGACCGCGAGCTCGGGCGCGCGTTCGCGCACGAGCGCCGTGGCCTGGCGCACCTTGTCGACATCGACGCCCGACCCCGACTCCCCCGTCGAATACGACAGCATCGCGATGCGCGGCTCGATGCCGAACTGCGCCGCGGTGCGCGCCGACGACACCGCGATGTCGGCCAGCTGCTCGGCCGTCGGGTCGGGCACCACCGCGCAGTCGCCGTAGACGAGCACCCGATCGGCGAGCGCCATGAGGAACACGCTCGACACCACGCCCACGTCGGGCCGGGTCTTGATCACCTCGAACGCCGGGCGGATCGTGTGCGCCGTCGTGTGCGCGGCCCCCGACACCATGCCGTCGGCCAGGCCCAGCTCGACCATCATCGTGCCGAAGTACGAGACATCCGTCACCTTCTCGCGCGCCTGCTCGAGCGTGACGCCCTTGTGGGCGCGCCGCTCGCGGTACGCCTCGGCGAACTTCGTCACGTACACCGCGTCGTGGCTCGACACGACCTTCGCCCGCGAGATGTCGAGGCCGAGGCCGATCGCACGCGCGCGCACCTCGATCTCTTCGCCGAGGATCGTGAGGTCGGCCACCTCGCGCTTCAGCAGCGTCGCGGCCGCCCGCAGAATGCGGTCGTCGTCGCCCTCGGGCAGCACGATGTGCTTGCGCGCCTGGCGGGCACGCTCGAGCAGCTGGTACTCGAACATGATCGGCGTGACCACGTCGGTCGTGGCGACGTCGAGCAGCTCGAGCAGCGCCGCGGCGTCGACGTGCTGCTCGAAGAGCGCGAGCGCGGTGTCGCGCTTGCGCTGCGATTCGGCGGCGAGCTTGCCTCGCGCCTGCGTGATGGCGATCGCCGTGGCGTAGCTGCCGAGCTGGGTGCGGATGATCGGCAGCTTCGCGCGCAGCCCCTCGATGAGCCGCTCGATCGTCTCGGAGAGCGGGAACCCGCCGTTCAGCACGATGCCCGAGATCGAGGGGAACGTCGCCGAAGCGTGCGCGGTGAGCACGCCCAGCAGCGCCTCGCTGCGGTCGCCGGGGATCACCACGACCGAGCCCTCGATGAGCCGGGTCAGGATGTTCTCCATCGACATCGCCGCGATCACCACCCCGAGCGCTTCACGGTTGAGCAGCTCGTCGTCGCCCGAGAGCAGCTCGCCGTCGACGGCGCGCATGATG
Proteins encoded in this window:
- a CDS encoding DNA polymerase III subunit gamma and tau, with product MVTALYRRYRPETFAEMIGQSQVTEPLMTALRTDRVNHAYLFSGPRGCGKTTSARILARCLNCAEGPTDVPCGTCPSCIELSRGGGGSLDVVEIDAASHNGVDDARDLRERAVFAPARDRYKIFILDEAHMVTPQGFNALLKLVEEPPEHVKFIFATTEPDKVLGTIRSRTHHYPFRLVPPAPMLEYVQQLCDDEGISVAPGVLALVVRAGGGSPRDTLSLLDQLIAGSEGSSIDYERAVALLGYTHGALLDEVVDAIGANDAAGAFAAADRVVQTGQDPRRFVEDLLERLRDLIVVAASSPEAAKAVLRGVPDDELARMGSQAALFGAAGLSRVADLVNQTLTEMTGATSPRLHLELMLARVLVPAIDDSARGALARVERLERRVGVDGVPTVAGAPAAEPAVAGSASAASAPAAPAAASAPAVPAEASAAAAPAASARGASVPDASVSASTSVPAAPEPAAAPRIAPVGPVTLQQVRDAWPEVLALLQRTKRSAWMVAFTAQVREYRDGDVLVLAFPSEADVASFRGSPGNSVSELLRNAIAEVLGVRVKFIAKSEGTVEAPPADASPAPTPTDEGGAPDRGAPDAPQSPSGASPTAPAASSSLPQTPPNRSEPAPSTRAEPPAGGGGAATRAAAPKSGRASSAAVSGGAVSSWATVAIPADPPEQPGSADASAGGGHAASDASTPDATAGRASAATAIATAVRDAPAHDLPSDADAPPEDDEPPFDPGPPPEAVIDAAPAPVAEPRGVQRYGEAVVREVLGARFLEEVEVPGTGFGERS
- a CDS encoding TraR/DksA family transcriptional regulator → MSMTRSFTTSRIEKFERLLLAEEAEAESRLAEHREGISEVRAARSDASADDEHDPEGPTMTQEWSQRSAVLADAEHELADVRRALARLAEGSYGVCERCGKAITVARLEARPTATLCIDCARLITH
- a CDS encoding MFS transporter, encoding MSETSETSETSETSALVASRALRRRTPLIANLAAAFFSLGGNAIAIVALPIIALQLTGSPLAAGVAGVFATVPLVIGGALGGVLVDRFGFRASSVVADLASAAAVLAIPILHATVGLSFGALLALTFVGGLLDPPGDAAKTSLTPDLAALARTPIARAAGAQSAVQRTASMVGAGTAGVVIGFAGPMPALVVDAAGFVVAALLVFAFVPRGRVWLAAGDAAGDAESGAATAGGRAAFRDGLRFVVRSPLLRAIVLLVTLTNAIDAAGLTVLKPLYATRILGDPAMLGFMVGCFAAGALVGSAVFGAIGHRWSGRTLFAIGFMLAGAPPYLAMALGAQPPVLLPLLAASGLAAGALNPMISTAMYGLIPDGMRARVFGLTTAGVTATMPLGAFLGGAAAAGVGLVPTLAVCGVLYAVLGASPLFLRAFGGLAGAASAPSGASAPSAPSAQGSAPDRSSAVSG
- a CDS encoding winged helix-turn-helix domain-containing protein, with product MDDVSRIEVRDPGPMRALAHPVRLRLLGMLRVDGPATVGALAERTGEAPGSVSYHLGTLAKHGFVVEAPELARDRRERWWRAAHEFTAFDASDALDDDERRDASDAMRLAVLEAYHRELVAAVEAEHDLERAWVAASDSSDGAAHLTLAEFRELAADLAAVREKWYARGREPRPGARRVRFITHVFPRSNA
- a CDS encoding S8 family serine peptidase, encoding MRVGGRAGRWLGLIAALGALALGPPALGALGLGAVPNAAAAEPDADAPVSGRLAAVLPEVSEDASAAPRELVDAAARQGVPADGPGSLQFGRDGGIAMTLLYEAGHPDDADLSAVADLGTVLASSRPWAEVTAMVRPDRLHAVVELPNLRFVDFAFGSVTTSTSSSSSSGMSAATAVGAVAAPAGCAAVPSNASVPVRADVARAHFGVDGTGITIGVISDSFDLAPNAVTRAADDVAAGMLPGPANPCGRVQPVGVVAESAGQISSDEGRGMLQLVHGVAPGATLLFASSGVTSLTYAQAIRQLAAAGADIIVDDIWNLGDLFFQPGQVGEAVHEVTQAGVAYFAAAGNDGMFADAGPNVGLPIGGWATDAYRPMPCPDVVAETLGPASGPYDCMDFNPGAGQDATNEVMIAAGAGAPIRLEWAEPVGDPPTEFVAILDAPGFGRDVVIPLRPDLPFAFGRISELAGETPAQLLIVRAEADVAIGTPAVRIVLGRIVTDVEYARSDVDSVGMSMSGHQGGRDVFAVAAADVNAPVSPRAYTSVGPGVWYFDLPAEPGGAPTPLAEPFVNDAPLVTSVDGGWTNFFGNLVEPGVYAFNGTSAAAPVAAAVAALGMQRCREATVADVRTALEQTAQPLIVNAREVDPRHIIGAGLVDADGFVGALCQEPAPPAPPAPPAPAAPAASAALPPTGRDAPVATLAIGIALLLGWALLAVVVRRRGASMRP
- a CDS encoding cytochrome b produces the protein MPVESPSTRERRTSRTTRAARAARTTRTSLTDRLSTAVRSTATAGRIRSVTATLRGRTVPLHWSNLFGVVSMACLVVLFVTGIFLMFVYSPSSESVIYAGGYAPLRGVEMSKALESTLAVSFEVPGGLLMRQAHHWAGLLLPAALIMQLLVSFFTGAFRRPRQWSWVLLFLVFVMALVAGWSGYALPDDLLSGTGLRIVEGIVLGIPVVGTWVSALLFGGEFPGQVIEHLYLVHVLIAPAALVIFLALRIRLAFRLGPAQFAGPGRTERNVVGVPVLPQLAVRAGALLLIVIGLILGIAATVTIAPVWLFGPSSPGDASAGSQPDWYTGFLDGALRLVPPGWEVEWFGRTWTLAVIAPLLVVGGFLVLAAVYPFLEAWITGDRREHHLLDRPRSAPGRTGIGVAAIVFYGALWGAASADLIATHFHVGLEATIWMFRVLVVAGPLVGFEVARRVCIALQRKDEELLLHGYETGRIVRLPGGEYVEVHAPLTEYERWRLIDRGTASVPPPRSGIRRALFGLFFEDRLAVRPEPAPSAEERPKASLLE
- a CDS encoding acetate/propionate family kinase, whose product is MGIVLVVNSGSSSFKYQLIDVDASRTLASGLVERIGEGEGRAVHKVPSEASDPSEASEWVRELPIPDHTAGFAVMLDAFGQHGPSLDEFPPIAVGHRVVQGGARFFEPTVITDLVKINIDELSALAPLHNPANLQGIEAAQRAFPDVPHVAVFDTAFHQTMPPAAYTYAIDRELAAKHRVRRYGFHGTSHRFVSRATAEFLGRPIDELRIIVLHLGNGASVCAVSGGRSVETSMGMTPLEGLVMGTRSGDIDPAVLLHLQRRAHLDANGIDDLLNKRSGVLGLGGHADMRDLEAAVDAGDEHAALAFEVYTHRIRSYIGAYAAQLGRVDAIAFTAGVGENSARVREWAVGGLEGFGVELDPERNRSRSRGARRISTDASKVEVLVVPTDEELEIARQTQAVVVP
- the pta gene encoding phosphate acetyltransferase, whose product is MAHSIYICSAEGNTGKSTVALGTLDTLARRATRVGVFRPVARSTDERDYVLDLLLAHDGVVPIEYDEAIGVDYETVHADPEAALATIVQRFKAVEAKCDAVVIVGTDYTDVGSPTELWFNARIAANLGTPVLLVIGGRVPEGRGRSEQLGFAEPRTPDELAQLTELAVGELAREHATLLGIVANRADPDRLDEIVGSVRTAARIEAGATGAETADPSRVVHVWAIPEDRYLVAPSMRTIMRAVDGELLSGDDELLNREALGVVIAAMSMENILTRLIEGSVVVIPGDRSEALLGVLTAHASATFPSISGIVLNGGFPLSETIERLIEGLRAKLPIIRTQLGSYATAIAITQARGKLAAESQRKRDTALALFEQHVDAAALLELLDVATTDVVTPIMFEYQLLERARQARKHIVLPEGDDDRILRAAATLLKREVADLTILGEEIEVRARAIGLGLDISRAKVVSSHDAVYVTKFAEAYRERRAHKGVTLEQAREKVTDVSYFGTMMVELGLADGMVSGAAHTTAHTIRPAFEVIKTRPDVGVVSSVFLMALADRVLVYGDCAVVPDPTAEQLADIAVSSARTAAQFGIEPRIAMLSYSTGESGSGVDVDKVRQATALVRERAPELAVEGPIQYDAAVDAAVARTKLPGSDVAGRATVFIFPDLNTGNNTYKAVQRSAGAVAIGPVLQGLRKPVNDLSRGALVQDIVNTVAITAIQAAEA